Proteins encoded in a region of the Novibacillus thermophilus genome:
- the cmr1 gene encoding type III-B CRISPR module RAMP protein Cmr1 gives MDISQLKSASAVKMDVFSLSLLTPLMMHGWQKKVQVPGKRDRSEALEAEVRTMSVKGILRYWWRTLQNEADPERLLSDEMRLFGGTRGEEAKRSPLTLRLEKMLTSQHCARVLPHSSGKKFRSFSVKEGETFNLIVSNLKKDEAYEQKHRGYLTYMLHLAGFGQRARRGAGAVQYDGFRWQSPEDVQQSLRNVLTDLNHQDDFSFPDLSSNCLLKRNGPVKARHPVLVTVWIGRAQSNANDVRTKISEAGHRANGQRDGRQWLGSAKAGRMASPLHATVRKIGHHYVPMISEVSSSHMEKRGYQEARDAFLRHLGVNV, from the coding sequence ATGGACATAAGTCAGTTAAAAAGTGCCTCAGCAGTTAAAATGGATGTGTTTTCCCTTTCCTTACTCACCCCACTCATGATGCACGGCTGGCAGAAAAAGGTTCAAGTACCCGGTAAAAGAGACCGCAGTGAAGCATTAGAAGCTGAAGTGCGCACAATGTCGGTTAAAGGGATTTTGCGTTATTGGTGGCGCACGTTGCAGAATGAAGCAGATCCTGAGCGGTTATTGTCTGACGAGATGAGGCTTTTTGGAGGCACGAGAGGAGAAGAGGCAAAACGATCTCCGCTGACGCTGCGACTGGAAAAGATGTTGACCAGTCAACATTGTGCGAGAGTACTACCGCATTCTTCGGGAAAGAAGTTCCGTTCTTTCTCGGTAAAAGAGGGGGAAACATTTAACTTAATCGTCTCAAATCTGAAAAAAGATGAAGCATATGAACAAAAACACCGTGGATATCTCACCTATATGCTCCATTTGGCCGGGTTCGGCCAACGTGCCCGACGTGGAGCGGGGGCCGTGCAATACGACGGATTTCGCTGGCAGTCCCCCGAAGATGTTCAGCAAAGTTTACGCAATGTGTTAACAGACTTAAACCATCAAGACGACTTTTCATTTCCCGACTTATCGTCTAACTGTTTGCTAAAACGGAACGGTCCGGTAAAGGCGAGACATCCCGTGCTCGTTACCGTATGGATTGGTCGGGCCCAATCGAATGCGAATGACGTGAGGACGAAAATTAGTGAAGCCGGACACAGGGCAAATGGCCAACGTGACGGCAGACAGTGGCTGGGATCGGCAAAAGCCGGACGTATGGCCTCGCCGCTGCATGCAACCGTGCGCAAAATTGGCCATCATTATGTTCCGATGATAAGCGAAGTGTCCTCTAGTCATATGGAAAAGCGCGGTTATCAAGAGGCACGGGATGCATTTTTGCGGCATTTGGGGGTGAACGTATGA
- the cas10 gene encoding type III-B CRISPR-associated protein Cas10/Cmr2 produces MTKKQSLLVFSIGPVQSFIAAARKLEDLWSGSYVLSYLAESGIKRLFHLGDEQGLSVEMVYPAETRETLQDKWHEDHVDIASIPNRFVAIVGGNQIKTAEMARNIAETVKGEMKRLCVEAIALVFPEGVNRERMNQVADEQVEKALELFWATEELSDLQQFESARAQLEKRLAAAKNNRQYSAFCQTGLICTVCSQRDALCDEEFAENETIGQMTAKLRTTWEKRNKSLKQYTRGEPGEGRIKAGEYLCAICLGKRVSREFFRKEKNVDGNTFNRFESTIDLAGKKSYYAVMAMDGDNMGAWFSGEKKFPGVEQSDSQLDSYREVSRRLGFFAKRVVPSAVKKYDGQLIYAGGDDILAMVPLSGVFALAQELRQAFSDPEKGLGEQATASMGIVIAHQKSPLYNTLDWARAMEGVAKQYVHTESKKEKDAFSLAYLARSGEIRYVTLPWVFVTEGGKRSMVSCVQELVQELGRNMSSTFIYSFGRAFMPLLGTNDYSRKLNIFEKDQEKNEGLLRMELERLLARAEKQSDQKIDVSRMADCLTSIHRAVASTLQFIHFMEITRNVGGILYGSRVNAAG; encoded by the coding sequence ATGACGAAGAAGCAAAGTTTACTTGTCTTTAGTATCGGTCCGGTGCAGTCGTTCATTGCAGCCGCACGGAAACTGGAAGACTTGTGGAGTGGAAGTTATGTTTTGTCTTATTTGGCTGAATCAGGGATAAAACGGCTGTTTCATTTGGGGGACGAACAAGGTCTCAGTGTGGAAATGGTGTACCCGGCAGAAACGAGGGAAACGTTACAGGACAAGTGGCATGAGGATCATGTCGACATCGCCTCTATTCCGAACCGTTTTGTTGCCATTGTCGGAGGAAATCAGATAAAGACTGCGGAAATGGCACGAAACATCGCTGAAACAGTAAAGGGTGAAATGAAGAGGCTGTGTGTTGAAGCGATTGCACTCGTCTTTCCAGAGGGTGTAAACCGTGAACGAATGAATCAGGTGGCGGACGAGCAAGTAGAAAAGGCACTGGAACTGTTTTGGGCGACCGAAGAGCTTTCAGATTTGCAACAGTTTGAGAGCGCTAGAGCACAATTGGAGAAGCGACTGGCGGCCGCAAAAAATAATCGGCAGTATTCAGCCTTTTGCCAGACGGGTCTGATCTGTACGGTTTGCAGTCAGAGGGACGCACTTTGCGATGAGGAGTTTGCTGAAAATGAAACAATTGGACAAATGACGGCCAAATTGCGAACGACCTGGGAGAAACGAAATAAATCATTAAAGCAGTATACACGGGGAGAACCGGGAGAAGGACGGATTAAGGCTGGAGAATATTTATGTGCAATATGTTTAGGAAAAAGAGTTTCCCGCGAGTTTTTCCGAAAAGAAAAGAACGTGGATGGTAACACTTTCAATCGTTTTGAGTCGACGATAGACCTTGCCGGCAAGAAGTCCTATTATGCCGTGATGGCTATGGACGGAGATAACATGGGCGCTTGGTTCTCAGGAGAAAAGAAATTTCCAGGGGTGGAACAAAGCGACAGTCAGCTGGATAGCTATCGGGAAGTGAGTCGGCGGCTGGGCTTTTTCGCCAAGCGAGTTGTCCCGTCTGCAGTAAAAAAATACGACGGCCAACTTATTTATGCGGGTGGTGACGACATTCTCGCGATGGTGCCTTTATCGGGTGTGTTTGCACTCGCTCAAGAATTGCGACAGGCGTTTAGTGATCCAGAAAAGGGGCTTGGGGAGCAGGCGACGGCTTCTATGGGGATCGTCATAGCCCATCAAAAATCCCCTTTGTATAACACTTTGGACTGGGCACGGGCGATGGAAGGTGTCGCGAAACAGTACGTCCATACAGAAAGCAAAAAAGAGAAAGATGCCTTCTCCCTGGCGTACCTGGCACGCAGTGGGGAAATACGATACGTTACCCTACCATGGGTATTTGTAACCGAAGGTGGGAAGCGTTCAATGGTGTCATGCGTCCAAGAACTGGTGCAAGAGTTGGGTAGAAACATGTCGTCAACTTTTATATACAGTTTTGGACGAGCCTTTATGCCTTTGCTGGGAACAAATGATTACAGTCGAAAATTAAATATTTTTGAAAAGGACCAGGAGAAAAATGAAGGCCTCCTTCGTATGGAGTTAGAACGTCTTCTCGCCCGTGCCGAAAAGCAATCGGATCAAAAAATTGACGTTTCAAGGATGGCGGATTGTCTTACGAGTATTCATCGGGCTGTTGCGTCGACGTTACAGTTCATCCATTTTATGGAAATTACGCGCAATGTGGGAGGGATTCTGTATGGCAGCCGTGTTAATGCGGCCGGTTGA
- the cmr3 gene encoding type III-B CRISPR module-associated protein Cmr3 codes for MAAVLMRPVDTFFFRDNRPFSIGEDNVTTGLFPPRPGTVYGALRSAYIHRYSDFDTFKSGTNEMIKRWMGTPSEYGDFALRGIFLHDEDGAVFPLPLDYQVVKEGGREVAVPLVLEREDDHFASDASAYRLYGPRDGKSASSEGAYVDEHTWKEELFHRSGMVVRRKDYWVTEETKVGLARSERTKQAINGMFYQMSMLRFKRENLKNQGPGFLVVCERAPDFSGVPYALLGGEGRPWVISSIDRAPLFTAEEERQIAEQIRETKVARIILLTPAFWQYGMRPSGFDPSSGHLYIGEGIRVRLLTAAIGRPLLVGGWDIVANRPKPRRPAVPAGSVLYVEVKPEEAHAFVKAVHGRKWSDESAHEGYGYAVCGAYHHSAS; via the coding sequence ATGGCAGCCGTGTTAATGCGGCCGGTTGACACATTTTTCTTTCGTGATAATCGTCCGTTCTCTATAGGTGAAGACAATGTCACGACAGGTCTCTTCCCACCTCGTCCGGGGACTGTCTACGGTGCATTGCGCAGTGCTTACATACACCGCTATAGTGACTTTGACACGTTTAAATCCGGTACGAATGAGATGATAAAACGTTGGATGGGGACTCCGTCCGAATACGGAGATTTTGCTTTGCGCGGTATTTTTCTGCATGATGAGGACGGAGCGGTTTTTCCCCTTCCCCTCGATTATCAGGTCGTCAAAGAAGGGGGGAGGGAAGTTGCTGTCCCCCTCGTATTAGAAAGGGAGGATGATCACTTTGCCTCAGATGCTTCTGCGTATCGCTTGTACGGCCCGAGAGACGGAAAATCAGCTTCCAGTGAAGGTGCATACGTTGATGAGCATACTTGGAAAGAAGAGTTATTCCACCGAAGTGGCATGGTAGTTCGACGAAAAGATTATTGGGTGACGGAAGAAACAAAAGTTGGTCTTGCACGCAGTGAAAGAACAAAGCAAGCGATAAACGGGATGTTCTACCAAATGTCAATGTTACGATTTAAACGTGAGAATCTGAAAAACCAAGGCCCCGGATTTCTCGTCGTATGCGAACGAGCGCCGGACTTTTCTGGTGTACCGTATGCCCTGCTAGGTGGAGAAGGACGACCTTGGGTCATTTCGAGCATCGATCGCGCTCCTTTGTTCACGGCTGAAGAAGAACGCCAGATCGCTGAACAAATTCGCGAAACGAAGGTTGCCCGTATTATTTTATTGACACCGGCATTTTGGCAATACGGTATGCGCCCAAGTGGATTTGATCCGTCATCAGGACATTTGTACATAGGGGAAGGAATTCGGGTCAGGTTGTTAACGGCAGCGATCGGCAGACCGTTGCTTGTCGGCGGGTGGGATATCGTGGCGAACCGTCCGAAACCGCGGCGTCCCGCCGTACCAGCAGGGTCAGTGCTGTATGTAGAGGTAAAACCGGAAGAGGCCCACGCATTCGTCAAGGCCGTGCATGGACGGAAGTGGAGTGACGAATCGGCACATGAAGGATACGGTTACGCTGTTTGCGGTGCATACCACCATTCCGCATCGTGA
- the cmr4 gene encoding type III-B CRISPR module RAMP protein Cmr4, giving the protein MINQAKPFFLHAISSIHPGSGSEVGVVDLPVQREQHTNYPKIESSSLKGAIRATVSNVTGALNGDNEMKRRISYIFGIDPEEVHQEKGKTQAGAITFADARILLFPVKSLRGVFAWVTCPFVLQRLNREMGLYSEKDFQLPVPETPSAASRELFVMENRVVLEEYTFDVTQSEETAEIAEKLQEILFPGEEFKLSEHLLVLDDDAFRDFVTLSTEVNARVRIDSKTGTVSGNALWYEENIPPETVFYSFMFAGNVRGEGMDGLKTHEDVMSFMSKEQNFPAVFQLGGNATIGRGMLQRIWL; this is encoded by the coding sequence ATGATAAATCAAGCGAAACCATTTTTCTTACATGCTATTTCTTCTATTCACCCCGGAAGTGGGAGTGAGGTCGGTGTTGTCGATTTACCTGTTCAGAGGGAACAACATACGAATTATCCTAAAATTGAGAGTTCGTCGTTGAAAGGAGCTATCCGTGCGACAGTGTCGAATGTGACCGGGGCTCTAAATGGTGACAACGAGATGAAGCGGCGAATATCTTATATATTTGGCATTGACCCCGAGGAGGTCCATCAAGAAAAAGGAAAAACGCAAGCGGGAGCTATTACGTTTGCAGATGCACGAATATTGCTCTTCCCGGTCAAGTCTTTGCGCGGTGTATTTGCATGGGTGACGTGTCCGTTCGTGTTGCAGCGTCTGAACCGTGAGATGGGCCTCTACAGTGAAAAAGATTTCCAGCTTCCAGTTCCGGAGACACCGTCAGCGGCGTCGCGTGAATTGTTCGTGATGGAAAATCGCGTGGTCCTGGAAGAATATACATTTGATGTAACGCAAAGTGAAGAAACTGCCGAAATTGCTGAAAAGTTACAAGAGATCTTGTTCCCGGGTGAAGAGTTTAAGTTAAGTGAACACCTCCTCGTACTGGATGATGATGCGTTTCGGGATTTCGTAACGTTGTCTACTGAAGTGAACGCCCGCGTCAGAATTGATAGTAAGACGGGGACCGTTTCTGGGAACGCCTTGTGGTACGAAGAAAACATCCCTCCGGAGACCGTTTTTTACAGCTTTATGTTTGCTGGCAATGTACGCGGCGAAGGGATGGATGGATTAAAGACACATGAAGATGTCATGTCCTTTATGTCGAAAGAACAAAACTTTCCGGCGGTATTTCAGCTTGGAGGGAATGCGACAATCGGCCGTGGTATGTTGCAAAGAATATGGTTATAA
- the cmr5 gene encoding type III-B CRISPR module-associated protein Cmr5 yields the protein MTAKVNEKGRMTRIENGRAAFAFEKVARFVKHNREKSKEYKAYVKRLPSIIQVNGLGQALAFYYSKDSTHRQIYQDIAEWIEEDMSTLLQKYKKDNETDEFIEVLVKMSSAEYRFVTMEVLALLNWMRRFVDGMVKEELREV from the coding sequence TTGACGGCTAAAGTGAATGAAAAAGGACGAATGACACGCATAGAAAATGGACGTGCAGCTTTCGCATTTGAGAAGGTCGCCCGTTTCGTAAAACATAACAGGGAAAAAAGTAAAGAATACAAGGCCTACGTGAAAAGACTCCCGTCAATCATTCAAGTAAACGGATTAGGACAAGCGTTAGCGTTTTACTATTCCAAAGATTCAACACATAGACAAATTTATCAAGATATAGCTGAGTGGATAGAGGAAGATATGAGCACACTCCTTCAGAAGTACAAAAAAGATAACGAGACAGACGAATTTATTGAAGTTCTAGTGAAAATGTCGAGTGCAGAATATCGTTTCGTGACGATGGAAGTTCTGGCGCTGCTCAACTGGATGCGCCGATTTGTAGATGGCATGGTAAAAGAAGAACTAAGGGAGGTGTAA
- the cmr6 gene encoding type III-B CRISPR module RAMP protein Cmr6: MEFHPRDTVDIYERAKNQPFDHLWYKVHYFQQKSYRESEANKRLKDLQESITPSKRQGDVFDKIRRRRYEALALMGDTSRVMILHGTPSGRMVHGLGAGHVRETSITLHAVYGVPYIPGSSIKGIVQHWALQAFFNGKEDRFKKALDERQQAALVMNDLFGTQTSQGIIQFHDAFVRGNFFLKPDVITVHYGDYYQGNKPATDNMHTVPNGFYTVTDGIFEFILTQLYDIRGCASGLAAEQLLDIAATWLRLALTEFGIGAKTSSGYGFFRELTDVTNAVLNPVKENLKRKEAKKQEALAKKREEEEEKRRQALLEERLNNMSEAERLAYEIEQLSDSQEDQDKSKSVLYEQVIAHAEQGELTPAKALKTYWERIGSWKVKKKARRQYGKVQTIKTYLDDES; this comes from the coding sequence ATGGAATTTCATCCACGGGACACTGTGGACATCTATGAGCGCGCCAAAAATCAACCTTTTGACCACTTGTGGTATAAAGTACACTACTTCCAACAGAAAAGTTATCGTGAAAGTGAAGCTAATAAACGGTTAAAAGACTTACAAGAATCCATAACTCCGTCCAAGCGGCAAGGGGATGTTTTCGACAAAATACGGCGTCGACGTTACGAAGCACTTGCGCTCATGGGAGACACCTCTCGCGTTATGATTTTACACGGGACACCGTCCGGGAGGATGGTACACGGTCTTGGAGCGGGTCACGTCCGGGAAACGTCGATCACGCTACATGCTGTTTACGGTGTACCGTACATCCCCGGGTCCAGCATTAAAGGCATTGTGCAGCATTGGGCACTGCAAGCTTTTTTTAACGGAAAAGAGGACCGATTTAAGAAAGCTTTGGACGAGAGACAACAGGCGGCACTCGTCATGAACGACTTGTTCGGAACACAAACATCGCAAGGTATTATACAGTTCCACGATGCGTTTGTAAGAGGGAATTTTTTTCTTAAACCAGACGTTATCACCGTCCATTACGGAGATTACTATCAAGGCAATAAACCGGCGACAGACAATATGCACACTGTTCCGAATGGTTTTTATACCGTGACCGATGGTATTTTCGAGTTTATACTGACCCAATTGTATGACATTAGGGGATGCGCCTCCGGACTTGCGGCAGAGCAGTTACTGGATATCGCGGCAACGTGGCTCAGGCTGGCGTTGACTGAATTTGGAATTGGGGCAAAGACATCGTCAGGATACGGCTTTTTCCGCGAGTTGACAGACGTTACCAATGCTGTACTTAATCCTGTAAAGGAAAATTTAAAGCGGAAGGAGGCAAAAAAACAAGAAGCTTTAGCAAAAAAAAGGGAAGAAGAGGAAGAAAAACGCCGTCAGGCTTTGCTCGAGGAACGATTGAACAACATGTCAGAAGCCGAGCGTCTCGCTTATGAAATTGAACAGCTATCCGACAGTCAAGAAGATCAAGACAAAAGTAAATCGGTTCTCTATGAACAAGTGATCGCTCATGCGGAACAAGGCGAATTGACGCCTGCAAAGGCATTAAAAACATATTGGGAGCGCATCGGCTCCTGGAAAGTCAAAAAGAAGGCGCGGAGACAGTACGGCAAAGTCCAAACGATTAAAACCTATTTAGATGATGAGTCATAG
- a CDS encoding DUF4352 domain-containing protein — translation MTKRMMIWLQVVVLGVWLSACGESSIEKVEGDDASSGDTQAEAEETENSAGEEGAEDAETEEPKTEEYKVGDTVNFDGLHITLTNVRVSEGGEFDEPQNDKFLLVELDIENTTDESAAISTIMNMKLMDADSYEQDQTILIDDVKGNLDAEISPGKKLKGEIPFDVVDSDYYEFIFEDPFASGQAIWKIEQSDIQQ, via the coding sequence TTGACGAAACGTATGATGATATGGTTGCAGGTGGTCGTGTTAGGCGTGTGGCTTTCGGCGTGTGGGGAATCGAGTATCGAGAAAGTGGAAGGGGACGACGCGTCATCTGGTGACACGCAGGCTGAAGCCGAGGAGACGGAAAACAGTGCCGGCGAGGAAGGGGCAGAAGACGCTGAGACGGAAGAACCGAAGACAGAAGAATACAAAGTCGGGGACACAGTCAACTTTGACGGTTTGCACATTACGCTGACGAATGTCCGCGTGTCGGAAGGCGGGGAGTTTGACGAACCCCAGAATGACAAGTTTCTGTTGGTGGAACTCGATATTGAAAACACGACGGATGAATCGGCTGCGATCTCGACGATCATGAATATGAAGTTAATGGATGCCGACAGTTATGAACAAGATCAAACGATTTTGATCGACGATGTGAAAGGCAACCTGGATGCCGAGATCAGTCCGGGGAAAAAGTTGAAAGGCGAGATTCCGTTTGACGTCGTCGATTCCGACTACTATGAGTTCATTTTTGAAGACCCGTTTGCTTCGGGACAGGCCATCTGGAAGATTGAACAAAGTGATATTCAGCAATAA
- the pyc gene encoding pyruvate carboxylase, translating into MTERKFHKVMVANRGEIAIRVFRACTELGIRTIAIYSEQDNTALHRFKADEAYLIGKGKGPIEAYLDIEGIIELAKRHDVDAIHPGYGFLAENAEFAKRCADEGIVFIGPSAEHIQMFGDKVDARAMAIKAGIPVIPGTEDPVASLEEAVQFGQEHGYPIIIKAAAGGGGRGMRIVHSESELPEALERARSEAKSAFGDDTVYLEKFLDRPKHIEVQILADRQGNIVHLFERDCSIQRRHQKVVEVAPSVSLPDAVREKINEAALQLMRTAGYTNAGTVEFLVTSDHQFYFIEVNPRIQVEHTITEMITGIDIVQSQIRIAEGYALTDPEIGIPPQEELSTNGYAIQCRVTSEDPSQDFMPDTGRLLHYRSGGGFGIRLDVGNAFTGANITTHYDSLLVKVSASALTYEQAARKMLRTLREFRIRGVKTNIPFLENVVQHPEFLSGEYDTSFIDSRPELFEFPERKDRGTKLLKYIAQTVVNGHPGLPKGKKPDFPMPTVPATSVKQPYPDGTKQILDREGPEGLVSWIKSQQKLLLTDTTFRDAHQSLFATRVRTYDMLRISEATGKLAPQLFSLEMWGGATFDTSMRFLNEDPWERLRLLRERIPNVLFQMLLRGANAVGYTNYPDNVIRRFVRLAAEQGIDVFRIFDSLNWTEGMHVAIDAVRESGKVAEAAICYTGDILDPERDKYSLQYYVDMAKQLERMGAHILAIKDMAGLLKPYAAYTLIKALKEEVGLPIHLHTHDTSGNQLATLLKASEAGADIVDGALSAMSGLTSQPSLDGLVATLQRTERDTGLNLRNLQQLSNYWEGVRTFYAGFESGMKAPTSEIYIHEMPGGQYTNLHQQAKAVGLGHRWDEVKHAYHVVNRLFGDIVKVTPSSKVVGDMALFMVQNDLSEDDVYEKGERLDFPESVVQFFQGYIGQPPGGFPERLQQIVLKGRKPLEDRPGKLLPEVDFAETARELEEKVGRPVDDCDVMSYIMYPKVFLDKEKMRREYGDLGVLDTPTFFYGLKVGEEVAVDIEQGKTLIVKLMSVGPISPDGKRTVYFELNGQPREVAVPDLSADVSVESRPKADPDDAGQIGASMPGKVLNVMVKAGDEVPKGEHLLVTEAMKMETTIQAPFAARVKAVHVSIGDAIETGDLLLELEKLK; encoded by the coding sequence ATGACAGAAAGAAAGTTTCACAAAGTGATGGTCGCGAATCGCGGCGAGATCGCGATCCGGGTGTTTCGCGCGTGTACGGAATTAGGCATCCGCACGATAGCCATTTATTCGGAACAGGACAATACCGCTCTACACCGCTTTAAAGCCGATGAGGCCTACTTAATTGGGAAAGGGAAGGGTCCCATTGAGGCGTACCTCGACATCGAGGGGATTATTGAGCTCGCTAAGCGGCACGACGTAGATGCGATCCATCCCGGCTACGGGTTTTTGGCCGAAAACGCGGAGTTCGCCAAACGCTGTGCCGACGAAGGGATCGTGTTTATCGGTCCGTCGGCCGAACACATTCAAATGTTCGGAGACAAAGTGGATGCCCGGGCGATGGCGATCAAGGCGGGGATTCCGGTCATTCCCGGAACGGAAGACCCGGTTGCCAGTCTGGAAGAAGCGGTTCAATTTGGCCAAGAACACGGCTATCCGATTATCATTAAAGCAGCGGCCGGAGGCGGCGGACGGGGGATGCGCATCGTCCACAGTGAATCCGAGCTTCCGGAGGCGTTGGAGCGGGCGCGGTCTGAAGCGAAGTCGGCCTTCGGTGACGACACGGTATACCTGGAAAAGTTCCTGGACCGCCCGAAACATATCGAAGTACAGATTTTGGCCGATCGACAAGGAAATATCGTGCACTTGTTTGAGCGGGATTGTTCTATCCAGCGGCGTCACCAAAAGGTCGTGGAAGTGGCGCCGAGTGTCTCCCTCCCAGACGCAGTGCGGGAGAAAATTAACGAGGCAGCATTGCAGCTGATGCGGACTGCCGGCTATACGAATGCCGGGACGGTGGAATTTTTGGTCACGTCCGATCATCAGTTCTACTTCATAGAAGTCAACCCGCGCATTCAAGTGGAGCACACGATTACAGAGATGATTACGGGCATTGACATCGTGCAATCCCAGATCCGCATAGCGGAGGGATATGCACTCACGGACCCGGAAATCGGCATTCCGCCGCAGGAGGAGTTGTCGACCAACGGGTACGCCATCCAGTGCCGGGTGACGTCGGAGGACCCGTCCCAGGACTTTATGCCGGATACGGGCAGATTGTTGCATTACCGTTCCGGCGGGGGATTCGGCATTCGCCTCGACGTGGGGAATGCTTTCACTGGAGCGAACATTACGACGCACTACGACTCACTGCTCGTAAAGGTGTCTGCGTCGGCACTCACGTATGAGCAGGCAGCGCGGAAGATGCTCAGGACGCTGCGGGAATTCCGCATCCGCGGGGTCAAGACGAACATCCCGTTTTTGGAAAACGTCGTGCAACATCCAGAGTTCTTATCCGGCGAGTACGATACGTCCTTTATCGACAGCCGTCCGGAACTGTTCGAGTTTCCGGAGCGCAAAGACCGGGGCACGAAGTTGCTCAAGTACATCGCCCAGACAGTGGTGAACGGACACCCCGGTTTGCCCAAGGGGAAAAAACCGGACTTTCCTATGCCAACTGTTCCGGCCACGTCGGTAAAGCAGCCCTATCCCGACGGGACGAAGCAAATATTGGACCGGGAAGGACCGGAAGGGCTCGTGTCTTGGATCAAGTCGCAACAGAAGCTGTTGCTGACGGATACGACGTTCCGCGACGCCCACCAGTCGCTGTTTGCCACCCGAGTGCGGACGTACGACATGTTGCGCATATCGGAAGCGACAGGGAAACTGGCCCCCCAGTTGTTTTCGCTGGAAATGTGGGGGGGTGCCACCTTTGACACGAGTATGCGTTTCTTGAACGAAGATCCTTGGGAGAGGTTGCGCCTGCTCCGCGAGCGCATTCCCAACGTGCTGTTCCAGATGTTGCTGCGGGGGGCGAACGCCGTCGGTTACACGAATTATCCGGACAACGTGATCCGCCGCTTTGTTCGCCTCGCGGCCGAGCAAGGAATAGACGTGTTCCGCATTTTCGACAGTTTAAACTGGACGGAAGGCATGCACGTCGCCATCGACGCCGTCCGGGAGAGTGGCAAAGTGGCGGAGGCGGCCATCTGTTACACCGGGGACATCCTAGACCCGGAGAGAGACAAGTACTCCCTCCAGTATTACGTCGACATGGCGAAACAGCTGGAACGCATGGGAGCCCACATTTTGGCCATTAAGGACATGGCCGGGCTGTTGAAGCCGTACGCGGCGTACACGCTAATCAAAGCGTTGAAAGAAGAAGTCGGTCTCCCAATTCACCTTCATACCCACGACACGAGCGGCAACCAGCTGGCGACGCTGCTAAAAGCGAGTGAGGCGGGAGCGGATATTGTCGACGGTGCTTTGAGTGCCATGTCCGGTCTGACGTCGCAGCCGAGCCTGGACGGGTTGGTCGCCACATTGCAGCGAACGGAACGGGATACGGGGCTCAATTTGCGCAACTTGCAACAGCTTTCCAATTACTGGGAGGGTGTGCGCACGTTTTATGCCGGCTTCGAAAGCGGGATGAAGGCGCCGACGTCGGAGATTTACATTCACGAGATGCCGGGAGGACAGTACACGAACTTGCACCAGCAGGCGAAAGCGGTCGGCCTGGGCCACAGATGGGATGAGGTCAAACACGCGTACCATGTGGTGAACCGCTTGTTCGGCGATATTGTGAAAGTGACCCCGTCGTCGAAAGTAGTCGGCGACATGGCCCTGTTTATGGTGCAAAACGATTTGAGCGAAGACGACGTGTATGAAAAAGGAGAGCGGCTCGACTTCCCCGAGTCTGTCGTTCAATTTTTCCAGGGGTACATCGGTCAGCCGCCGGGTGGCTTTCCGGAGCGGTTGCAACAGATCGTGTTGAAGGGGCGGAAGCCGCTCGAGGACCGTCCCGGGAAGCTGCTGCCTGAAGTGGATTTTGCGGAGACGGCGCGGGAATTGGAAGAAAAGGTCGGCCGCCCGGTAGACGACTGCGACGTCATGTCTTACATTATGTATCCGAAGGTGTTCCTCGATAAGGAGAAGATGAGGCGTGAATACGGTGACCTCGGGGTATTGGATACACCGACCTTTTTCTACGGCCTGAAGGTCGGGGAAGAAGTGGCCGTCGACATCGAACAGGGGAAAACGTTAATCGTCAAACTGATGTCCGTCGGCCCGATCAGTCCAGACGGGAAGCGGACGGTCTACTTCGAGTTGAACGGACAGCCGCGCGAAGTGGCCGTGCCCGACTTGTCAGCAGATGTGTCCGTCGAGTCGCGACCGAAGGCGGACCCGGACGATGCGGGCCAAATCGGGGCCTCCATGCCGGGGAAAGTGCTGAATGTGATGGTGAAAGCGGGCGATGAGGTGCCAAAAGGCGAACACCTCCTCGTCACGGAAGCAATGAAGATGGAAACGACGATCCAGGCGCCGTTCGCGGCCAGGGTGAAAGCCGTGCACGTCTCCATCGGCGATGCCATTGAGACAGGAGACTTGCTCCTCGAACTGGAGAAACTGAAGTAG